The DNA region CTGACGCATGCCGCTGCCGAGGCCTGCGCGTACGGGAGGCGTTGCACGCCGGCGTTCCCTTCGGCGAGCAGCGCGTTGGCACGCCGCTCGATCCCGCCGGTCACGTCGGTGTCGGCCGGCCCGCCGTGGGGCGGGTTGTACTTGAAGCCGCCGTCGGGCGGCGGATTGTGCGAGGGCGTGATGATCAACCCGTCGGCGAGCCCGTCGGTCCGGCCGGCGTTGTAGGCGAGGATGGCGTGCGAGATCACCGGCGTGGGCGCGAAGCCGTCGTCGACCTGGCGCACCGTGGTCACGCCGTTGGCGGCGAGCACCTCGACGGCGGTGCGCTCGGCCGGAGCCGACAACGCGTGCGTGTCCTTGCCGATGAAGAGGGGGCCGGTGATCCCCTGGCTCGCCCGGTACTCGCACACCGCCTGGGTGATGGCGGCGATGTGCGCGTCGTTGAAGCTGCGCGACAGCGAACTGCCGCGGTGGCCGCTGGTGCCGAAGGCGACGCGCTGCGTGGCCACCGCCGGATCGGGGACGGCGGCGTACGCCTCGAGCAGGGCGGGCACGTCCATCAGCATGTCGGCGGGCACGGGCGAACCAGCGAGGGGGTGAGGCATGGGCCTCACCATACGGCAGGCGGCGCGCACCGGACAAGGGCGCGTCCCCGGACGTGGCCGTCGACCCTGGTCGACGGTCAGGGGCACGTCAGGGGAGGAACCGCGGCGTTCAACACCGACCGATCAGGCGTGGTTCCAGAGGCGCAACCGTCGTTCGAGCGCGTCGAGGTTGGACGCGGGCGCGAAGGGCGGGAAGTCGGCCTGCAGTTGCGCCAGCGTCGGCACGGCGCCCCAGGCGGTGATGCGGAAGACCTCCGTGGCCCGGCCGGAGGTGATGCCGAGCTCGCGGCCGGTCCGCTCGAAGCGGGCGCGCAGCAGGCTGGCCCAGTGTTCGCGCGAGGCCGGGGGCGCCATCGCGTGCCGGCCCACCCACGGCAGCCACTCGGCAATCTGCGACTGGTGGCACCACGTCATGTCGGCGATCGTCTCGAACGCGTCCTCGACGTCGATGGCGATGTCGAAGGCGTTGGCGCCGAACATGTAGCCGTCGTAGACGTTGACGATGACCGGCACCGTGCACGGCCGTGACTGTGTCTCGTCGGCGGGGTACTCGGGCGTGAACGCGTGTGGCACGTTGATCATGTAGGCGACGCGGCGCACCGCCTCGGCGATGGTCTCGTGGTCGTTGTGGATGCCGGCCAGCGGGTCGGCGCCGAGCGGCGGACAGAACAGGTAATCCGGTTCGAAGTCGCGGATCGCCTTCCACAGCGCGGCGAGCAGGTCGGGCGTCACCTGCAGGCACGCCTCGCGCGGCACGTGGCCGTTCGGCAGGCGCAGCACGTCGACGGCGTATTGCCCGATGCGGGCCGACGCGGCCTGTTCCTCGAGCCTGATCCGTCCCGTCTCCTCGCGCGTCCGCGCGTGGTGCCCCGCCTTGCCGTCGGTGCAGACCAGGACCTTCGCCTCGAAGGCGGCGCCGAGCGCCCGCCGCCACAGCTCGAAGGTGCCGCCGGCCGTGAACTCGTAGTCGTCGAAGTGGGCGTGGATGAAGAGGGCCTTCATGCGCCACACACTAGCAGAGCGCGAACGCGCGCCGCGCGCCGGCTGCCCCGCTGCCCGGTGCCCGGTGCCCGGCCTCCGGCGCGGTGGGACACCGCGCCCTACCTCGGTAGCGCGAAGGCGACCAGGGCGCTGCCCGCCGGGCGGCCCGACTTGCCGCCGCCGGCCGAGATCACCACGTACTGCCGGCCGTCGACCATGTACGTGCTCGGCGTCGCATTGCCGCTGAACGGCAGCTTGGCCTGCCAGAGCACGCGGCCCGTCTGCTTGTCGAAGGCGCGGATGGTCTCGTCGGCCGTCGCGGCGATGAAGACGAGGCCGCCGGCGGTGACCACCGGGCCGCCGTAGTTCTCCGTGCCGGTCGGCGGGATGCCGCGCGCCGTCAGCTCCGGGTACTCGCCGAGGGGCACCTTCCACTTGATCTCGCCGGTGTTCATGTCGACGGCATTGAGCGTGCCCCACGGCGGCTTGATGGCCGGGTAGCCCTCGCGATCGCTCCAGCGGCGGAAGCCGCCGAAGGCATACGGGGGCTCGGGCGGCTGCTTGTCGTTCGTCGCGGTGGGCGCCGCCGGCTTCTCGGTGCCGAACAGGTACCCGGCGATGGCGCGTCGCTGTCCCTCGGGCAGCCGATCGAACGGCGGCATGCGGCCGCCGCCGGTCTGCATCACCTTCAGGACGAAGGCCTCGTCCTTCGGCGGCGCGAGGGCCGTGAGGTTGGGCATCCCGCCCTTCACGTCGCCGCGTCGATCCGCGCCGTGACAGGCCGCACAGTGCACCAGGTACTGCCGATGCCCCGGCGTCAGCGGCGCGCCGTCAGGCCCGCGCGTCGGGATCATCCGGTAGAACCACGGGATCTCGTTGACGTTGGCGTAGAGGATGCCGTCGGGGTCCGCGGCGGCGCCGCCCCACTCGAAGCCGCCGTCGGGACCGGGGAAGAGGATCGTCTCGTCGGTGCTCGGCGGCGGCATCGCGCCGAAGTTGCCGCTGCGCTTGAAGCGCTCCGTCGTGTCGAAGCGGGCCAGCGGCGAGATCGTCGACACGTCGTCGATCGTGTACCGCTGCCGGATCAGCGGCGCGGGCTTCTCGGGGACCGGCTGCGTCGGCCACACCTTCACGCCGGGCAGCCGCGACGGCTCGGTGGGCCGCTCGTGGACGGGCCACAGCGGCGCTCCGGTCACGCGATCGAAGGCGAAGAGCAGGCCGTGCTTGGTGCCCTGGGCGACCGCGTCGATGCGTCGGCCGCCGTGCGTCACGGTGAGCAGCGTCGGCGGCGCCGGCAGGTCGAGGTCCCAGAGGTCGTGATGCACGACCTGGAAGTGCCAGAGGCGCCTGCCGGTGTTGGCGTCGAGCGCGATCACCGAGTTGGCGAAGAGGTTCTCGCCGTAGCGGTCGCCGCCCCAGAAGTCGGGGCCGGCCGTCTCGGTGGACACGTACACGATGCCGCGCGCCACGTCCACCGAGTGCCCGGACCAGTCGGAGGCGCCGCCGGCCGTCTTCCACGCGTCCTTCGGCCACGTGTCGTAGCCGTGTTCGCCCGGACGCGGGATCGTCCGGAACGTCCAGCGCAACTGTCCGGTGCGCACGTCGAAGGCGCGGATGCCGCCGCTGACGTTCTCGGGAATCAGCCCGCCGAGGATCAGCAGGTCCTTGTAGACGACCCCCGGCGTGTTGAGGCGAACCGACGGCAGTCCGCGCACGCCCAGGCCGCGCCCGAGGTGGATCGACCCGTTGTCGCCGAAGGTGCGGATCGGCGCGCCCGTGCGGGCGTCGAGCGCGTAGAGCCACGTGCCGGCGGAGGTGAAGATGCGGCGGTCCTCGCCGTCCTCCCAGTACGCCAGCCCACGCTGTCGATTGCCGACGGCATCCTCGCGCTCGCTGCGCGGGTCGAACCGCCAGCGCTCCTTGCCCGTCGCGGCGTCGAGGGCGATCACCTGCCGGGCCGGCGAGGCGGTGTACAGCACGCCGTCGACGATCAGGTTGTTGGTCTGGTAGTCGCCCTTCGCGGTGCTGCTCGCGTCGCCCTCGACGGGCGTGCCCGCCGCATCGAAGGTCCACGCCACCTGCAACTGGCCGACGTTGGCCGTGGTGATCTGGTCCAGGGTGGAGTAGTGGGTGCTGCCCGCGTCGCCGAGGTACGCGCGCCAGTCGCGACCGGCGCCGCTCGCCGACGTCCCGCCGTCGGGGCGCGCGCAGGCGCTCAGCGTCAGGAGCAGGACGAGGATCACACCGCAGGCCGCATGCACGAAGGACGCCTCCGGCGGCCCACTATAGCGGAAGCGGCCGGCCGGACTGCGAGGCGCGACCACACCGCCCGGAGCGAGCGAGACACGCGGCCGGAAACTCTGCCATGCTATGGCCGCCGTCGAACGTGCGCGGCGGTAGCCGGTACCGCGCACGGCGCGACGAGGAGGGCCGTCCCGTGGACCCTGTGACCAGTGGTGGACAGGGAGGTCCGTCCGAACGCAACGACGACATCGGTCGCGACGTCCTCTACCGGAGCCTCTTCGAGCACGCGCTCATGGAGGTGCACATCTGGCGGGTCGTCCGCGACGAGCGCGGGGAGATCGTCACGTGGCGGCTCGTCGATGCCAACGGCGCGGCCCTGAGGTCATGGCGTCGGCGGCTCGAGGACATCCTCGGCAAGACCACCGAGGAGATCTTCCCCGGCGCCGATCCCGTCAGGACGTTCCTGCCGCTGGTGGAGGAGATCATCGCCACGGGACAGCCGAAGGAGTGGGAGACCCCCTTCGACGGCACGTCGCAGGTGCTCCACATGGTGAGCATCCCGATCGGCGAGTACTTCGTCAGCACCGGCTTCGACGTGACCGCGGACCGGGTGCGGGAGCGGAAGCTCGGCGACGCCCTCAGGAGCCTGAACCAGGCCACGCAGGCCGGTGGCGTCGGTCTCTGGGACTGGGACTTCGGCACCAACACGGTGCGCTACTCCGACGAGTGGAAGCGCCAGATCGGCTACCAGCCCGACGAACTCCCCGACCGCTTCGAGTCCTGGCAGTCCCGCCTGCATCCCGACGATCTCGAGTCGGCCCTCGCGGAGATGCACGCGACCATCGTCGACCCGACGCGGCCGCACGACGTGACGTTCCGGCTCCGCCACAAGGACGGCTCCTACCGGTGGATCCTCGCCCAGTCCGCGGTCATCACCGATGACGAGGGCCGGCCGATCCGGATGCTCGGCTCCCACATCGACATCACCGAACGCCGGCGCCTCGAGGCGCGCATCAGCCAGGCCGAGAAGGTCGAAGCCATCGGCACCCTGGCAGCGGGCATCGCCCACGACTTCAACAACCTGCTCGGCGCCATCGCCGGCAACCTGACCCTGCTGCGCGACCTGCTGCCGCGGGACCAGGAGGCCGCGACGCTGCACCGCGATCTCGAGGACGCCACCAGGCGCGCCGCCGCCCTCACCTCGCAACTCCTCACCTTCGCCAAGGGAGGGTCGCCGGTCCGGGACGTGACGTCGATCCGGGAACTCGTCATCGAGTCGGCGCGGTTCGTGACGCGCGGGTCCAACTGCCGGTGTGTCTTCGCCGTGGCCGAGGAACTCGACGCGGTCGATGCCGACCTCGGGCAGCTCAACCAGGTGCTGAACAACCTGGTGATCAATGCCATGCAGGCCATGCCGGAGGGCGGCTCGATCGAGGTCGCAGCCGACAACGTCGTCCTGGGCGCCGACGCGGAGCCGGGGCTGCCGCCTGGCCGGTACGTACGCATCGCCGTGCAGGACGAGGGCCCGGGGATCGCGCCGGGCGACCTGCCGAAGATCTTCGACCCCTTCTTCACCACCAAGCCGACCGGCAGCGGCCTCGGACTGGCGACGTCGCAGTCGATCGTCACCCGGCATGGCGGCCGCATCACGGTCGCGTCGAGGCCGGGCAGCGGCGCCCGCTTCGAGATTCTCCTCCCGTCCTCGGGCGCGGTGCCCCGCGTCGCGCCCGCGGCACTGGTGGTGGGTGGCGGCGGGCGCATCCTCGTGATGGACGACGACGAGGCGCTCCGGCGCGTCTTCCAGCGGCTCCTGGCGCGGATCGGCTACGACTCCGACGTGTGCGCCGATGGCGACTCGGCGTGCCGCCTGTACGAGGCGGCGCTGCGCGAGGGCCGGCGCTACGACGCCGTGATCCTCGACCTCACGGCGCCCGGCGGACGCGGTGGTGCGCACGTCCTGCCGGAGTTGCGGCACCTCGACCCGCAGGTCGTCGCCCTGGTGACCAGCGGATACGCCCACGACGACATCCTGGCGCACTACGAACGGCACGGCTTCAACGGCCGGCTGCCGAAACCGATCGACGTGGTGCAGATGAGCGTTGAACTGGCGCGGGTGCTGCGGCACTGAGCCTCGCGGTGACGCCGCAGGCTGCAGGCACGAGGGAGGCCTCCCGCGGTCCACCATGGCGGGACGCCCTGCCGCCGGCGCCTCAGGAGCCGGCCCGGCCCAGCGCGATCAGGATCTGCGCCAGCACGATCTTCACGATGGTCGTCGCCGGGTAGATCATCGCGTAGCACACCTCGACGCGCTCCGACGGATAGCGGCGGTAGGCGTACGCGAGGATGGCTGGCGTGCCGGTGATGCCCGCGGTGACGCCGAGCAGGTCGTCGAACGGGATGTGCATGACGTAGTGGCCGACCAGCAGCGGCGTCAGCGCGAGCGCGAAGAGGATCCCCGCGCCTGCCGCCAGGTAGACGAGCCCGCCGTTGGCGACCACGTCGACGAACGGCGCACCCGACGCCATGCCGACCTGCGCCAGGAACAGCGACAGCCCGAAGTTGCGCAGCGTGAGGTTGGCCGACAGCGGCATCGTCCAGGTGAGCGGGCCGGTGCGACCGAGCTTGCCGAGGATCAGCGCCGCGATGAGCGACCCGCCGGCGACGCCGACCTTCAGCGTGCCGAGGCCGGGGACGGGGAAGGCGACGGTGCCGAGCAGCACGCCGAGGACCATGCCGACGCCGAGCGACACGTAGCTGAACTCGGTGGTGCCGCGGATCGAGTCGCCGAAATGCTTGCGCAGGCTGGCGAACGCGCCGCGATCGGCGAGCAGGCCGACGCGGTCGCCGAGCTCGAAGGTGAGGCCCGGGGTGATCAGCATCTCCGTGTCGCCACGCTGCACGTGCGTCACCGTGGCCGCGACCCCTGCAGGCAGCTGCAGGTCGGCGACGCGGGTGCCGGCCACCGCCGGGCGCGACACGAAGACGCGCACGAGGTCCATGGCGCTGCGGTCGAAGACCACCTGCCCGGCCGCGCGCTCGCCCAGCGTCGCGCCGGCCGTCTCGAGCACCTCCCGGTCCTCGCCGCCGAGCAACAGCACATCCTCGTCGCCGAGGACGTAGGCCGGATCGGGATGGCGGTTCTCGCCCGCCACGCGGACCACCAGCAGGCTGACCCCCGCGGGCAGGTGCGAGGCGATGTCGCCGAGCGTCCGACCGACGACCTGGGGCGAACGGAGCACGATCTCGAGGGTGTGGAGTCCGGACCCGAGTCCGCGCTCGGTGTCCGGCTTGACCACCAACTGCGCCACGTACATGCAGAGGATGGCGCCGGCCAGGCCGAACGGGAACGCCACGCTGTAGCCGATCGCCGGTTGGTTGGTGCCGGCCGCTTCCATGGCGGCCTGCATCGTGGCCGCATTGGTACCCGATCCGGCGAAGATGCCCGCCATCAGGTCGTGCGGCGTGTCCAGCAGCGCCTGCAGCGCCAGGGTCGTCACGGCAGCGGCCAGCAGCGCCAGGCCGGCCAGCAGGTTGTAACGCCGCCCCTCACGACTGGCCAGGCCGGCGAAGAACTGCCGGCCGAACTGCACCCCGAGCCCGTAGAGGAACATCACCAGGCCGAGCGTCCCGACCAGCGCGGGCGGCTGGGCCTTCGGCGCCAGCGCGCCGACCGCCAGCCCCGAGAACAGCACCGCGCCCACGCCGAGCGAGAACCCCTTGAGGTCGATGGCGCCGATCGCATAGCCGAGCGCGATGACCAGGAACACCGCGAGCAGCGGCTGTTGGACCAGCAGTGTGGCCAGGAATTCCATGAGGCGTTCTCCGTGACGGTCGGACCGTCACCGACGGCAGGCCGCGCCAACCGTCACATCCATCGAGCGTCACGCCCCACGCCTGCGGCACCAGCCACCAGGCATCAAGCGTTCAGGCGTCAATCGTCAAGCGTCAATCGTCAAGCGTTAAACGTTAAACGTTAAACGTTAAACGTTACGTTCATCCAGCCATCGCACCCGCCCGGTGGCGAGGTCGTAGATGGCGCCGATCAGCAGGAAGCCGCCGGAAGCCTCACGTGCGCGCGCCTCCGGGGAGTCGCGGATGGCGGCGATCTGGTGACGGACGTTGGCCTCGACGGCCGCGGCCAGCTGCTGCTGTGGCGGCAGCTTGTCGCTCACGTCCGCGATGGCCGGCAGGATGCTGTCGACCAGCAACTGGATGCGCGACAGGTGCTGCACGCCCTTCCTGTGGCTCTGGAGGGCGGCCGACACCGCGCCGCAGCCCTCGTGCCCGAGCACCACGAAGATCGGCGTGCGCAGGTGCGCGCCCGCGTACTGCAGGCTGCCGGCGACCTCGGGCGACAGCACGTTGCCGGCGACCCTGACGACGAACAACTCGCCGAGGACGGCGTCGAAGATCAGCTCGGGCGGCACGCGCGAGTCGGCGCAGCCGAGCAGCGTCGCGAACGGCTGTTGCCCGCCGGCGAGAGCGTCGAGCGTGGTCGTGTCCATGCCGGTGAAGCGCGAGGTGCCGCGCAGGAAGCGCTCGTTGCCGTCCTTGAGGCGCTGCAGGGCCTCGGCGGGCGAGATCTGCGGCGCGTCGTGGCCGCCGGCGTGCGGGTCGGGTGACTGGGTCATCGGCTCTCCAGGTGGTCGGCGTCCGAGCGCCGGCGCGTGCTACTTGCCACTGCGCCCGAACGCCTCGTCTATGATGCCCCGCAGGTGGGCCAGCAGTTGCGGCGACGGCGGCTCGAAGTCCTCCATCTCGTACACCCTGCCGAGGAACCCGTACTTGCTCTCCCCGAAGCGCATGTAGGGCAGCAGCTCGTAGTCCACGACGTTCTTGTGAGGCCTGATGAAGTCGAGCACCGCGCGGATGTGCGCCTCGTCGTCGTTGACGCCCGGGATGAGCGGGGTGCGGGCGATGAAGGTCTTGTCGGGCCAGGTCTCGTAGGCGCGCCTGATGTTGTCGAGGATGCGGCGGTTGTCGACGCCGGTCCACGTCTTGTGCCGCGCCGGGTCGGTCAGCTTGTGGTCGTGCAGGACCACGTCGACGTGGGGCAGCACCTTCTCCACGTGCGACCACGGCACGTTGAACGCCGTCTCGATCGCCGTGTTGATGCCGCGCTCGTGGGCCCCGGCCAGCAGGGCCGAGGCGAAGTCGGCCTGGAGCTGGCACTCGCCACCGCTCAGCGTCAGGCCCCCACCGGACTCGTGGTAGAAGCTGCTGTCCTGCTCGACCTCGTCGAGCACCTCCGTGACCGTCATCTCCTTGCCGAAGAGGTACAGCGCCTGCGGCGGGCAGGCGGGCACGCACTTGCCGCAGTTGGTGCAGAGGTCCCAGTTGATGCGCACGGCGAGGTCGGAGTCGATTGTGAAGATCGCCGACTCCGGGCATTCCTGCAGGCAGAAGCCGCACTCCACCTTGCCGATGCACTTGCGGGCGTTGTAGGCCAGCTCCGGCCGCGGGTGGATGCTCTCGGGATTGCTGCACCACTTGCACCGCAGCGAGCAGCCCTTG from Luteitalea sp. TBR-22 includes:
- a CDS encoding glycyl-radical enzyme activating protein — its product is MLPPAANPADRKGTILNIQHFSTHDGPGIRTTVFLKGCSLRCKWCSNPESIHPRPELAYNARKCIGKVECGFCLQECPESAIFTIDSDLAVRINWDLCTNCGKCVPACPPQALYLFGKEMTVTEVLDEVEQDSSFYHESGGGLTLSGGECQLQADFASALLAGAHERGINTAIETAFNVPWSHVEKVLPHVDVVLHDHKLTDPARHKTWTGVDNRRILDNIRRAYETWPDKTFIARTPLIPGVNDDEAHIRAVLDFIRPHKNVVDYELLPYMRFGESKYGFLGRVYEMEDFEPPSPQLLAHLRGIIDEAFGRSGK
- a CDS encoding hybrid sensor histidine kinase/response regulator gives rise to the protein MDPVTSGGQGGPSERNDDIGRDVLYRSLFEHALMEVHIWRVVRDERGEIVTWRLVDANGAALRSWRRRLEDILGKTTEEIFPGADPVRTFLPLVEEIIATGQPKEWETPFDGTSQVLHMVSIPIGEYFVSTGFDVTADRVRERKLGDALRSLNQATQAGGVGLWDWDFGTNTVRYSDEWKRQIGYQPDELPDRFESWQSRLHPDDLESALAEMHATIVDPTRPHDVTFRLRHKDGSYRWILAQSAVITDDEGRPIRMLGSHIDITERRRLEARISQAEKVEAIGTLAAGIAHDFNNLLGAIAGNLTLLRDLLPRDQEAATLHRDLEDATRRAAALTSQLLTFAKGGSPVRDVTSIRELVIESARFVTRGSNCRCVFAVAEELDAVDADLGQLNQVLNNLVINAMQAMPEGGSIEVAADNVVLGADAEPGLPPGRYVRIAVQDEGPGIAPGDLPKIFDPFFTTKPTGSGLGLATSQSIVTRHGGRITVASRPGSGARFEILLPSSGAVPRVAPAALVVGGGGRILVMDDDEALRRVFQRLLARIGYDSDVCADGDSACRLYEAALREGRRYDAVILDLTAPGGRGGAHVLPELRHLDPQVVALVTSGYAHDDILAHYERHGFNGRLPKPIDVVQMSVELARVLRH
- a CDS encoding carbonic anhydrase — protein: MTQSPDPHAGGHDAPQISPAEALQRLKDGNERFLRGTSRFTGMDTTTLDALAGGQQPFATLLGCADSRVPPELIFDAVLGELFVVRVAGNVLSPEVAGSLQYAGAHLRTPIFVVLGHEGCGAVSAALQSHRKGVQHLSRIQLLVDSILPAIADVSDKLPPQQQLAAAVEANVRHQIAAIRDSPEARAREASGGFLLIGAIYDLATGRVRWLDERNV
- a CDS encoding aspartate:alanine exchanger family transporter, which produces MEFLATLLVQQPLLAVFLVIALGYAIGAIDLKGFSLGVGAVLFSGLAVGALAPKAQPPALVGTLGLVMFLYGLGVQFGRQFFAGLASREGRRYNLLAGLALLAAAVTTLALQALLDTPHDLMAGIFAGSGTNAATMQAAMEAAGTNQPAIGYSVAFPFGLAGAILCMYVAQLVVKPDTERGLGSGLHTLEIVLRSPQVVGRTLGDIASHLPAGVSLLVVRVAGENRHPDPAYVLGDEDVLLLGGEDREVLETAGATLGERAAGQVVFDRSAMDLVRVFVSRPAVAGTRVADLQLPAGVAATVTHVQRGDTEMLITPGLTFELGDRVGLLADRGAFASLRKHFGDSIRGTTEFSYVSLGVGMVLGVLLGTVAFPVPGLGTLKVGVAGGSLIAALILGKLGRTGPLTWTMPLSANLTLRNFGLSLFLAQVGMASGAPFVDVVANGGLVYLAAGAGILFALALTPLLVGHYVMHIPFDDLLGVTAGITGTPAILAYAYRRYPSERVEVCYAMIYPATTIVKIVLAQILIALGRAGS
- a CDS encoding pyrroloquinoline quinone-dependent dehydrogenase, encoding MILVLLLTLSACARPDGGTSASGAGRDWRAYLGDAGSTHYSTLDQITTANVGQLQVAWTFDAAGTPVEGDASSTAKGDYQTNNLIVDGVLYTASPARQVIALDAATGKERWRFDPRSEREDAVGNRQRGLAYWEDGEDRRIFTSAGTWLYALDARTGAPIRTFGDNGSIHLGRGLGVRGLPSVRLNTPGVVYKDLLILGGLIPENVSGGIRAFDVRTGQLRWTFRTIPRPGEHGYDTWPKDAWKTAGGASDWSGHSVDVARGIVYVSTETAGPDFWGGDRYGENLFANSVIALDANTGRRLWHFQVVHHDLWDLDLPAPPTLLTVTHGGRRIDAVAQGTKHGLLFAFDRVTGAPLWPVHERPTEPSRLPGVKVWPTQPVPEKPAPLIRQRYTIDDVSTISPLARFDTTERFKRSGNFGAMPPPSTDETILFPGPDGGFEWGGAAADPDGILYANVNEIPWFYRMIPTRGPDGAPLTPGHRQYLVHCAACHGADRRGDVKGGMPNLTALAPPKDEAFVLKVMQTGGGRMPPFDRLPEGQRRAIAGYLFGTEKPAAPTATNDKQPPEPPYAFGGFRRWSDREGYPAIKPPWGTLNAVDMNTGEIKWKVPLGEYPELTARGIPPTGTENYGGPVVTAGGLVFIAATADETIRAFDKQTGRVLWQAKLPFSGNATPSTYMVDGRQYVVISAGGGKSGRPAGSALVAFALPR
- a CDS encoding PIG-L deacetylase family protein, coding for MKALFIHAHFDDYEFTAGGTFELWRRALGAAFEAKVLVCTDGKAGHHARTREETGRIRLEEQAASARIGQYAVDVLRLPNGHVPREACLQVTPDLLAALWKAIRDFEPDYLFCPPLGADPLAGIHNDHETIAEAVRRVAYMINVPHAFTPEYPADETQSRPCTVPVIVNVYDGYMFGANAFDIAIDVEDAFETIADMTWCHQSQIAEWLPWVGRHAMAPPASREHWASLLRARFERTGRELGITSGRATEVFRITAWGAVPTLAQLQADFPPFAPASNLDALERRLRLWNHA